The stretch of DNA GAGGCTTGTGGGTGCTCCGTTGGAACCGTTGGTGCTGGATCTCGCGGAAGTCGTGGTGGTGCGCAGCGGATCGCGTCTGCTCGATGAGGTGACCCTGGAGGTCCGGGAGGGCCAACGGTGGGTCGTCCTCGGTCCCAACGGGGCCGGTAAGACCACGCTGCTGCAGGTGATCGGCGGTCACCTGTTCCCGACCTCGGGCTGGGCCGCGATCCTCGGCGAGGTGCTCGGCGAGACCGACGTCTTCGAACTGCGGCCCCGGGTCGGCCTGGCCAGCGCGGCGTTGGCCGATCGGCTGCCCCGGCAGGAGAAAGTCCGCGACGTGGTGCTGACTGCGGCGTACTCCGTGGTGGGTCGGTGGCGGGAGACCTACGACCCGTCGGACGTCGCCCGTGCCGAGTCGCTGCTGAAGGCGATGGGCATGGAGGCGTTCACCGAGCGCACGTTCGGGACGCTGTCCGAGGGCGAACGCAAGCGGGTGCAGATCGCCCGGGCGCTGATGGCCGACCCGGAGATGCTGCTGCTCGACGAACCGGCCGCCGGCCTCGACCTCGGTGGCCGCGAGGACCTGCTGCGACGGCTCACCACGTTGGCCCAGGACCCGGCCGCGCCGACCACGATCATGGTCACGCACCACGTCGAGGAGATCCCGACCGGGACGACCCACGCGCTGCTGCTGCGCCACGGTCGGGTCCTCGCCTCGGGGCCGGTGCTCGAGGTGCTGACCTCGCAGAACCTCTCCGAATGCTTCGGGCTACCGCTGGCGGTTGCGCACGACGGCCACCGTTTCAGCGCGCGACTGGCCGGCTGACCCTCACTCCGGGGTCGCGTTCGGCGGCGGGGTGGACTCGTCGACCGGTGGCCCGGCCGACTCGATGGTGGGCCGCGCTCCGGGCGTCACGTCCGGGGTGCCCATCGCCTCCTCGTTGGTCAGGTGCAGGCGGTGCGAGCACACCGGCCACGGCTTCCAGGAGGCCTCGTCCAGCACCTTCTGGGCGACCAGGATCTGGTCGGGACGCGAGGCCAGATCCGGTCGGGGTGCGTACTCCATCCCGCCGTAGGCCTGCCAGAACTCCATCGAGATCTGCAGCCCACCGAAGTAGTCGTTGCCGTAGTTCGCGGCCCATTCCCCGCCGGTCTCGCACTGCGCCAGCCGGTCCCAGGTTGCAGTGGTCGCCGCGGCGGCCGGCCGTACCGGCAGCCACCACATCAGGGCGACCGCCGTGGTGGTGACGCTCGCCGCTGCCGCCCGGGCCATCCGGCCCCGCCCGTCGGTGCCGATGGTTCTCACCCCCTCGAGGTGCGGCGCAACTGTTGCCACGTCGAGGTTGTTGTGGCAGCGCACGGACTCGCAAGAGGTTCACCCGGTCGGGGGACACCTAGCATTGGCCGGGTGATCACCCGCGTCCGACCTCGCGTCGGGCGGAGGCAGCGGTCGGTGGCCGGTTGACCTTCGGGCATGCGCTCGCGGTCCTGGCTGCGGCCCTGGCCGCCGGAGCGATAAACGCGGTGGTCGGGTCGGGGACGTTGATCACCTTCCCGACCCTGCTCGCGCTCGGTTATCCGGCCGTGCTGGCCAACGTCTCGAACAACGTGGGCCTGGTGCCCGGTTCGGCGGCGGCGACTTGGGCGTACCGCCGCGAACTGGCGGGGCAACGGCACCGATTGATCCGGCTGATGCCGGCCTCGACTGTCGGTGCCCTGGTGGGCGCGACGTTGCTGCTGGTGCTGTCGTCCGGGGCGTTCAAAGCGGTGGTCCCGGTGTTGATCGGCACCGCCTGCGTGTTGGTGCTGCTCCAGCCGCGCCTGACCGCCGCGCTGGCCCGACGACCGGCCGGCACCGACAGCCGATCGTTCGGCCTGCTGCTCCCGGCCACGGTGGGGCTGACCGGCGTCTACGGCGGCTACTTCGGCGCCGCCCAGGGTGTGCTGCTGATCGGACTGCTCGCGACGCTTTCCGGGGAGCCGAGCATGCAACGCAACAACGCCGTGAAGAACGTGCTGGCGACTACCGCCAACCTGGCCGCCGCGGTGTTGTTCATCTGCTCGCATCCGGTGGACTGGGCCGTGGCCGGGCTGATCGCCGGCGGGTCGACGGTCGGTGGGCTGCTGGGTGGGCGCTACGGCCGCCGGTTGCCGCCGAGCGCGCTGCGGGCGCTGATCGTGCTGATCGGCGTGGTCGCGATCGTGCGCATGCTCTGAGCGTATGAGAGTCAGCGCTGCGCGTATGAGAGTCAGCACTGCGATCATCGATGATCGCAGGGTCATTCCGGTGGGTCGCGGCGACCGCGCTTGACCTCGGAGCGCCGAGACTTGGCATCCAGTCGCCTCTGCCGGGCCCGGCGCGACGGCCGGGTCGGGCGACGTGGCGTAGGCGGCGGTGCGGTCGCCTCGGCCAACAGCGCGGCCAGCCGTTCTCGGGCCGCCGCACGGTTGCGCAACTGGGAGCGGTGTTCGGAAGCGACGACGACGACCGTCCCGTCGACCAGGCGGCCTGCCAGTCGTTCCACCGCGCGGGTTCGCAGCACCTCGGGGAAGGCCCCGGAGTTCGTCAGGTCGTAGACCAGCTCCACCCGGGAGTCGGCCGTGTTCACGCCCTGCCCGCCCGGGCCGGAGGAACGCGAGAACCGCCAGTGCAGTTCTGCCTCGGCAATCAGCGTGTCGCCGACCCGGATCCCGTCCTCCATGACGCCCAGGGTGCCGGCCTTCGGCTGCGCGGGCCGGCCGATAGCGTCGCCGTCGATGAAGCGGACGGCCGGCGGACACGGGCGCGCCCTCGGGCTGGCCGCGGGCGTGCTGCTGGACTCGGTGTTCGCCGACCCTCCGCGGTGGCATCCGGTGGCCGGTTTCGGACGGCTGGCCGATCGGCTGGAACGCCGGACCAGACGCGACTCGGTGGCCGCGGGTGCGACGTACGCGGCGTTGTGCGTCTCGGCTCCGGTGCTGCTCGGGCTGGCGGCCGAACGCGTCGGCGCCAGGCGCCCCGTGCTGTCGGCCGGGTTGACCGCAGCCGCCACCTGGACGGTTCTGGGCGGCACCTCCCTGGGCCGGGAGGCCACGCTGATGTGGCGGCTGCTGGCCGCCGACGACCTGGCCGGGGCACGGGATCGCCTGTCGCACCTGTGCGCCCGCGACCCGTCGCAGGCGGACGCGGCCGAACTCGTCCGCGCCACGGTCGAGTCGGTCGCCGAGAACACCGGCGACGCGGTGGTGGCGCCGCTGTGCTGGGGCGCGGTGGCCGGCGTTCCGGGCCTGCTCGGGTACCGCGCGGTCAACACCCTCGACGCGATGGTCGGCTACCGCAATGAGCGTTACCTGCGCTTCGGCCGGGTCGCGGCCCGCGTCGACGACCTGGCCAACCTGCTCCCGGCCCGCGTCACCGGGCTGTTGACCGTGGTGGTGGCGCCGACGGTGGGTGGCTCGGCGCGGCAGGCCGCGCGGGTACTGCGCGCCGACCGGCGGGCCCATCCGAGCCCGAACGCCGGATGGTGCGAGGCCGCGGCGGCCGGCGCACTGGGTGTCCGGTTGGGCGGGGCCAACACCTACGACGGCTACGCTGAGAACCGGCCCGCACTCGGCGCCGCCGGCCGGGCGCCGGAGCTCGCCGACATCGCCCGTGCCGTCCGCCTCAGCCGTGCGGTCACCGGCGCGGCGCTGGTCGGGGCCGTGCTCCTGGCCCGGCGTGCATGAGGGGCGCGTTGCTGGTCGCTGGGACCAGTTCCGACGCGGGCAAGAGCGTGCTCGTCGCCGGGCTGTGCCGATGGCTGCGCCGGGAGGGCGTCTCGGTCGCGCCGTTCAAGGCCCAGAACATGTCCAACAACTCCTACGCGACGCTCGACGGCGGGGAGATCGGGCGGGCGCAGGCGATGCAGGCCGCCGCGGCGGGCATCGAGGCGGAGACGGTGATGAACCCGGTCCTGCTCAAGCCCGGCAGCGACCGGCACTCGCAGGTCGTGCTGCTCGGGCGCCCGGTCGCCGAGGTCGACGCGATGTCCTACCGCGACCTCAAACCACGCCTGTTCGAGACCGTGCTGGAGTCGTTGGCGCACCTGCGCTCCCGGTTCGACGTGGTCATCTGCGAGGGCGCCGGCAGCCCGGCCGAGATCAACCTGCGCACCGAGGACATCGCGAACCTCGGCCTGGCCCGCGCCGCCGGCCTACCGACGTTGGTCGTCGGCGACATCGACCGCGGCGGCGTGCTCGCGGCGATGTTCGGCACGTTGGCGATCCTCGAGCCGGCCGACCAGGCGATGATCGCCGGTTTCGTGGTCAACAAGTTCCGCGGCGACCCCCGGCTGCTCGAACCCGGCCTGGTGACCTTGCAGGAGCTGACCGGCAGACCGGTCTACGGCGTGCTGCCGTGGCGCTGTGACCTGTGGTTGGACGTCGAGGACTCCCTGGCCCTGGACGCAGTGCGGCAGGACGACGCGTGGGACCCGGACCGCTTCCGGGTCGCGGTGATCCGACTGCCGCGGATCTCCAACCTCACCGACGCCGATGCGCTTGGCGCCGAACCCGGCGTGCAGGTGCGGTTCGTCGACGCGGTGCCCGACCTGGTGCACGCCGATCTGGTCGTGCTGCCGGGGACTCGGGCGACGGTGGCCGACCTGGCGTGGCTGCGCGACCGCGGCCTGGCGCAGGCGTTGGTGGCACGGGCGCAGGCCGGTCGGCCGGTGCTCGGGATCTGCGGCGGCTACCAGATGCTGGCCCGCTCGATCACCGACGAGGTCGAGTCGCGCACGGGCACCGTCGACGGCCTGGGTCTGCTGCCCGGCACGGTCACATTCGGCCCGCACAAGGTCGTCGGGCGCACGACCGGGCAGGCCTACGGCGTCGTCGCGCACGGCTACGAGATGCACCACGGCGTCGTACAGCCGGACCCGGGTACCACCGCGTTTCTTGACGGGATCTGCGCCGGGGCGGTGTGGGGCACGACCTGGCACGGGGTGCTGGAGTCCGACGAGTTCCGCCGGGCCTTCCTCGCCGAGGCGGCAGCCGCGGCCGGCGTTCCGGCGCCGGCCGGGGCCGACGTGTCGTTCGCGGCGGTGCGGGAGCGCCGCCTGGACGCCCTCGGGGATCTGGTCGCCGACCATCTGGACACCGTCGGGCTGACTCGGCTCATCACTGCCGGCGTCCCTCGTGACCTGCCCGCTCTGCGTGTCGCACGGGAATCGAAGCCGCTCTCGGGTTGACTGAACGTGGGGGATTTGAGGGGTACGTCCGGTTCGGGAGCTTTTGACCCGGACGGCCCAATTTGCACCCGTTCGGGCAGCCGAGCGGGAAGCCTGTCCGTGACAGCGGACTTCGGCGAATCCAAGGGGTTGGGGACATGTTCATCTCACGACGAAACTGGGCGGCCCTCGGGGTCGGCGTCCTGCTGGCGTTGACTCCCACGGCGGCCGGAGCGGCCGTTCGTATGGACGGACCGCCGTCGCCGCCGGTGCCTTCGGTCGGCCCGGGCAACCTGCCGAACACGGGTGACCTCGGCTCGATCAACCCGAACGACGACGGCAAGAACGCACCCGGCGACGACGGCGGCAACGGCGACTCCGGCCCGGCGCCGACCTCCCACCAGGGCCCGCTGCCGACGGGCAACCAGGGCCCGGGTGGCGGCAACCAGCTGCCGAGCACCAACCTGCTGCCGCCGGTCGGCGGCCAGCAAGCCCCGGGTCAGGGGCAGGGTCAGGCCCCGTCCGGCCAGGACCAGCCCAGCGCCTCGGACCACCAGTCCTCGCAGGGCAACGACAAGGGCTCCGACCCGGCGGCGCAGTCGAACTCCAAGCCGAACTCGGACGCCCCGGCCAACCCGCCGCTGGACTCCCGGCCGGCCGACCCGCAGCCGAGCGACAAGCAGGGCGGAGCGCCGCACTCCGACGCCTCGCAGTCCAACTCGCCACAGTCCAACTCGCCGCGATCCGACGCGCCGCGATCCGACAACAGCGGCCGCTCGGACGACTCGCAGGCCCCGGCCAAGAATTCGGACTCCGCGGCGAGCGACCAGCAGCAGGACGGGCCCCAGCAGGACGCGCACCAGCGTGACTCCCGCTCACAGGTCATCGCCCCGCAGAAGAAGCAGGGCCCGGTCCGCACCGGCCACACCCGCCGGTCGTCGAGTTCCTCCGGTCACCAGCGCACCCACCGCACCGAGCGTTCCGGCTCGGGCAAGGGGCACTCGGGCCAGCCGTGGTGGAGCGACGGCGGGATGAACCCCGACAACAACAACGGCGGCTGGGACGACGAGAACGACGGTCCCGACAACGACAACGACGGTGGTGGTGGCGGCGCGGGCTGATCCGCGTCCACCGCAACACAAGTTCGGCCGAGGCCGGCCGTCGCGATCCAGCGGCGGCCGGCCTCCCGCCGTCGGCGCGTGGACGACGCGGGATAATTGCCGGGAGCGCGGGCGACCCGCGCCCAACGTCCCCGAGGATGGTCCGCCACGTGAAGATCTCGGCCAAAGTCGACTACGCGGTGCGTGCGTTGATCGAGATCGCCGGCGACGACTCCGGGCGACCCCGTTCGGCCGAGTCGATCTCCGCCGCCCAGGACATCCCGCGCGACTTCCTGCTCGCCGTCCTGGCCGATCTGCGCCGGGCAGGCATCCTGGCCAGCCAACGCGGGCAGGCAGGCGGTTGGGTGCTCATGCAGGCACCGACGGCAGTGACCGTGGCCGACGTGATCCGGGCCGTGGACGGCCCACTGGTCAGCGTCCACGGCCGGGCGCCGGAGGAGGTCATCTACCGCGGCTCGGCAGAGAACCTCCAGCAGGTCTGGATCGCGGTCCGGGCCAGCATGCGCCAGATCCTGGAGGAGGTGACCGTGGCCCACCTGGTCGCCAAGTCGCTGCCCGAGGTCACCACCGCGCGCATCCGCGACGCCGGGGCGTGGCAGCGGCGGTGAGTGAGCGCAGCGAGTGAACCAATGTCACAGTGCGAGCCATCCGCGGCGGGCACCAACCAACGAAGGCGCGGCGGTGAGTGAGCGCAGCCAACCCAAGGACAGTGATTTGGGACTGCTTTCCGCTTCGCAGGTCTGGACCGAACGCGAGTCGTTCCCCCGCCACACCCCGGCCGACCCGCACAACGCCGACGCGCTGCCCGCGTACGAGGCGGCCGCCGCGCGCACGCTGGATGCCGTGCGCGACACCCGACGCTTCCTGCCCGGCTCGACCTACGTCACGTTCCACTGGGCGTTGAGCTTCTACGGCGAATACGCCCTCGCGCCGCTGCTCGACGAGTGCGCCGCGGCGTTGGCCGGCAGCGGCCTGGTGCCGGTGAGCAACGACCGGGTGCACGTCCCGCTGCTGCGCATCGGTTCGGACGCGGACGTGACCGAACCCGAACTGCACCGCATCGAGTGGAAGACCCGCGACTGGGCCACCGAGCAGCACCAGTTCCGGCTCAACGTCGGACCGCCGGTGCTCGGGCCCGGCGGAGTGCGGTTGGGCGTCGCCCCGTGGACGGACCTGATCGAGTTGCGCAACGACCTGCGCCGGTTGACCCGCGAGGTGCTCGGTTTGCGGCCCTGGCTGCGCGAGCTGGTCCCGTTCCGGCCGCACGTGCCGATCGCCTACGCACCCACCGAGCTGCCGGCCGCGCCGCTGCGCGCGCGACTGGCGACGGCGGCCGAGCACAAACCCGTGTCGCTGCGGATCCGCCGACTGACGCTGATCCGGATCGTCCGGACGCAGACCGAGGGTTCCTGGCAGGCGCTCGCGGACATGACGCTGGGCAAGCGCACCTCGTTCTGACTCACGTCGCCGAAGGTCGGTCACCGTGTGCAAAACTCGCCAGGCGCGGGCCGACACGGCCGGCCGAGCGAGGGGAGCGAACGGGTTGCAGTGCGAGGTGTCCGGCGTGCCGGTGCGGGCCGGCGTAGCCGGTTTCCCGTTCTCGGCAGTGGTCGGGATGGACGATCTCAAGCTGGCCCTGGCCCTCAACGCGGTCCTGCCGAGCATCGGCGGTGTGCTGGTGCGCGGCCAGAAGGGCACCGCGAAGTCCACCTTGGTCCGGGCGTTGGCGGGCCTGCTGCCCGAACTCGACGTCGTGACCGGCTGTCGGTTCGCCTGCGACCCGACCCTGGCTGACGACCGCTGCCCGGACGGCCCGCACGGGGCGGACGCGCCGAGTGGCCGCCGCCGGGCGCGACTGGTCGAGCTGCCGGTGGGTGCCGCCGAGGACCGCGTCGTCGGCTCGCTGGACCTGGAACGGGCGCTGGCCGCCGGGGTGCGTGCCTTCGAGCCCGGATTGCTGGCCGACGCGCACCGCGGCGTGCTCTACGTGGACGAGGTCAACCTGCTGCACGACCATCTGGTCGACGTGCTGCTGGACGCCGCCGCGATGGGGCGCGCACACGTGGAGCGGGAGGGCGTTTCGGTCTCGCACGCCGCTCGATTCCTGCTGGTCGGGACGATGAACCCGGAGGAGGGAGAACTGCGGCCGCAGTTGCTCGACCGCTTCGGGCTGACCGTTGAGGTCACCGCCAGCCTCGACCCGCAGGTCCGGGTGGAGGTCGTCCGCCGCGGCCTGGCGCACGAGGCGGACCCGGCAGGTTTCGCCGGGGCCTGGGAGAGCGCCGACGCCGAGTTCGCGGCACGCATCGACCGGGCCCGCGCCCTGGTGGCGGCGGTCGAACTGCCGGAGGACGAGCTGTTCCGCATCGCCCGGGTGTGCGCGGCGTTCGCGGTCGACGGGATGCGGGCCGACCTGGTCACCGCCCGGGCGGCCCGGGCGCACGCCGCCTGGCACGGCCGAGCCGCCGTGAACTCCGACGACGTGGCCGCCGCGGCCCGCCTGGCGCTGCCGCACCGCCGCCGGCGCGACCCGTTCGACACCCCCGGCCTGGACTCCGACGCCCTCGACGAGGCGCTGGCCGATCCGCCGCCCGACCCGGAACCCGACGGCGACGGTCCCGACGGCGACGGTCCCGGCGGTGGCGCCACCGAGGACTCCGCTCACGCTCCCGGCCACGCCCCCGAGGCGCGGGAGCAGCCGAGCGCCGGCCCAGGCGGCGAGCGCACGCAGCCGGCCGGTGCCCCGTACCGGTCCCGATTGCTGGTCGTGCCGTCCCGGACACCCGGGGTGCTCGGGCGCCGGTCGCCGGGCACCAGCACCGTGGGTCGAACCACCGGCGCGGCCCGCCCGGACCGGGCGGACGGGACCGTGGTCCGGCTACCCGCCAGCATCCGCGCGGCGGCCGTCCACCAGCACGAGCGCGGCCGGCGACCCGGTGCGGCACTCGCGGTGCGTCCGGAGGACCTGCGCTTCGCGCGCCGGGAGGGACGGGTCGGGAACCTGGTGCTGTTCTGCGTGGACGCGTCCGGGTCGATGGGCGCCCGCTCGCGCACGGGCGCGGTGAAGGCGGCCGTGCTCTCGCTGCTGCTGGACGCCTACCAACGTCGCGACAAAGTCGGCCTGGTCACGTTCCGCGACACCGGCGCGCGGGTCGCGCTCACCCCGACCTCATCGGTCGAGATGGGCGCCAAGCGGCTGCGGGAACTGCCCACCGGTGGTCGAACCCCCTTGGCAGCAGGACTTCTGACCGCCCGTCAGGTGCTGGCGGCCGAGCGGCTGCGCGACCCGCAACGCGAACCGCTGCTGGTGCTGGTCACCGACGGGCGGGCGAACGCCGGTCCGGAGCCCGTGGAACGTGCATTCGCCGCGGCCCGGGCACTGGCTGCCGACGGCGTGGCCACAGTGGTCGTCGACGCCGAGTCCGGCCCTGTCCGGTTGGGCCTGGCGGCAGGCCTGGCCACCGAACTGGGCGCCCCGGTGGTCCGACTGGCCGAGTTGGCTGCCGGCTTGCCGAACCTGGTGGCGGCGCTGCGCACCGGGGCGGCCTGATGCCGCAGGGCGTGCCCGCCGCTGTGCCGGAGGACGGCCTGACGACCCGTCAGCGCCGGACCCGGCCGCTGTTGATCGTGCACACCGGGGAGAACAAGGGAAAGTCGACCGCGGCCTTCGGGACCGCGCTGCGCGCCTGGGACGCGGGCTGGTCGATCGGGGTCTTCCAGTTCGTGAAGAGCGCCAAATGGCGCGTCGGTGAGGAGAACGCGTTCACCGCCTTGGGCCATTTGCACGCGCAGACCGGTGTGGGTGGCCCGGTCGAGTGGCACAAGATGGGTGTGGGCTGGTCCTGGTCGCGGAAGGCGGCCACCGAGGTCGACCACGCCGCGGACGCGGCCGAGGGGTGGGCCGAGATAAAGCGGCGACTGGCGGCCGACCGGCACGACCTCTACGTCCTCGACGAGTTCACGTACCCGCTGAAATGGGGTTGGGTGAATGTGGCCGACGTCGTCGCGACGTTGGCCGACCGACCGGGACGCCAGCATGTGGTGATCACCGGACGCGACGCCCCGGCCGAACTGGTCGCCGCGGCCGACCTGGTCACCGAGATGACGAAGGTCAAGCACCCGATGGACGTCGGGCAGAAGGGCCAACGGGGGATCGAATGGTGAGTGTGCCCGCCGCAGGCGGCCCGCCACGCCTGGTGATCGCAGCCCCTGGCAGCGGGGCCGGCAAGACTACGGTGGCGATGGGGCTGATCGCCGCGCTGCGCTCGCGCGGCTTCGCCGTCTCCGCCCACAAGGTCGGCCCGGACTACATCGACCCCGGCTACCTGGGGTTGGCGGCCGGTCGCCCGGCACGCAACCTCGACGCCTGGCTGACCGCCGAGTTGCTGATCCCCGGGCTGTTCCTGCACGGCGCAAGCCGGGCGCACATCTCCGTGGTCGAAGGCGTGATGGGCCTGTTCGACGGCGTGGCCGGCGGGGTGGCCGGTTGCGCGGACTTCGGGTCCACCGCGCACGTCGCCCGACTGCTGCGCGCCCCGGTGGTGCTGGTCGTCGACGCAGCCGCGCAGTCGCGTTCAGTCGCCGCGCTGGTCCACGGGTTCGCCTCGTTCGACCCGCAGGTGCGCATCGGCGGGGTGATCCTCAACCGCGTCGGCTCGGACCGGCACGAACGGTTGCTGCGCGACGCGCTGGCCGGGATGGCCATGCCGGTGCTCGGTGTGCTGCGGCGCGACGACACGGTCGCGGTGCCCTCCCGGCACCTGGGTCTGGTCCCGGTCGCGGAACGCGCCCCGGAAGCCACGGCGGCGGTCGCCGCGGCCGGTGAGCTGGTCCGGCGCACCGTCGACCTCGCCGCCGTGGTGGCACTGGCCTCCTCCGCGCCGCGCATGTCCGCGACCCCCTGGGACCCGAACCTGGCGGTCGGGCCGATGCCGCGGTCGCGGTCCGTCGTCCGCCCCCGGATCGCCGTGGCCGGTGGACCGGCGTTCACGTTCAGCTACGCGGAGCACGCGGAACTGCTGCTCGCCGCCGGCGCCGAGGTCGTCACCGTCGACCCGTGCCGCGACGAGGCGCTGCCCGCCGGGACCACCGGTCTGGTGCTCGGCGGCGGGTTCCCGGAGGTCCACTCGGCAGCGCTGTCGGACAACGAACTGCTTCGCAAGGACGTGGCCGACCTGGCCGCTTCCGGCGGGGTCGTGGTCGCCGAATGCGCGGGGCTGCTGTACTTGACCCGCTCGCTGGACCGGGCCCCGATGTGCGGGGTACTGGCCGCCGATGCCCAGATGACCCGGCGCTTGACCCTCGGCTACCGGCGACTGGTCGCCGCGACCGACTCGGTGCTGTGCGCCGCCGGCGACGCCGTCCGCGGGCACGAGTTCCACCGCACGGTCACCAACCCGACCGCCGGTGCCGCGCCGGCCTGGCGGCTGGCCCCGACCGACGTCGACGGCCACGCCGCCGAACCGGCGGAGGAGGGCCATGTGGTCGGCAACGTCCACGCCTCGTACGTGCATCTGCACTGGGCCGGTCGGCCGCGGATCGCCCGACGGATCGTCGCCGCTGCCGCCCGCGCCCGGGCTGTGCAGTGAGCGAGCTTGCGAGTGAACCAATGAGCAGAGCAGCGCTCGGGCACGCCGAGCACCTCGCTTGCGAGGTGTCGGCGTGACCGGTCCGGTCCGCCGCGGACCGGAGGATCCCGCGAGCCTGAACCTGCGGCACCACGGCGACGACGAACTCGTCCCCGGGCTGATCGACCTGGCCGTGAACGTGCGGGTCGGCGGGCCCCCGGCGTGGCTGCGCAAGGTGCTGGCCGACTCGTTGACGACGTTGTCGGCCTACCCGCAGCCGGAGGCGGCCCGTGAGGCGATCGCCGAGCGGCACGGCCGTCGACAGTCCGACGTGCTGGTGACGGCCGGCGCGGCGGAGGCGTTCACCTTGATTGCGCGAGCATTCGCACCGCGGCACCCGATCGTGATCCACCCGCAGTTCACCGAACCGGAGCTCGCATTGCGGATCGCCGGCCATCCGATCGACCGCCTGCTGCTGTCCCCGGAGGACGGCTTCGCGCTGCCCGACTACGGCGTCCCGCCCTCGGCCGACCTGGTCGTGATCGGCAACCCGACCAACCCGACGTCGGCGCTGCACCCCGCCGAGGCGCTGGCCGGGCTGGCCCGACCGGGTCGGCTGCTGGTCGTCGACGAGGCCTTCATGGACGCCGTCCCCGGCGAGATCGAATCGCTGGCCGAGGAAACCGACATCCCCGGCCTGATCGTGGTGCGCAGCTTCACCAAGACGTGGGGCCTGGCCGGGCTGCGGGTCGGGTACCTGCTGGCCGCGCCGGACCTGATCGCGGCGCTGGGGGCGGTCCAGCCGCACTGGGCCGTCAGCACGCCGGCGCTGGCCGCGGCGGCCGCGTGCAGCACGCCGACCGCGCTCGCCGAGGCGCAGGCGATTGCCTCGCGTATTGCCACCGACCGTGCGTACCTGATCAAGCGCCTGGCACAGTTCGACGGCGTGGAGGTCGTCGGGATACCGCAGGCTCCATTCGTGCTGCTGCAGGTCCGCAACGGCCGCAAGATGCGCCAACGGCTGCGGGAACGCGGTTGGGCGGTGCGCCGCGGCGACTCGTTCCCGGGCCTGGGCCCGACCTGGATGCGGGTCGCGGTCCGCGATCCGGCCACCACCGACGGCTTCCTGGACGCCCTGGCCACCGTCCAACTCGAGGGTGCATTCGCCGGAGATCATCGATGAGCGGACTGGAGCCGGGCGACGACGCTGCCCTCTACCGGGTGCTCGCGGCGCGCCGCGACGTGCGCAACGGATTCCTGCCCGACCCGCCCTCCGACGAGGTGCTGTACCGGGTGCTGGCCGCCGCGCACCAGGCGCCCAGTGTCGGCTTCAGCCAGCCGTGGGACTTCCTGGTGATCCGCTCTGCGCAGACCCGGGCACGGCTGGCCGTGCTGGCCGCCGAGGCCCGGGCGAACTACGCCGCCTCGCTGCCCGGCGCGCGGGCGAAAGCGTTCGCCCCGTTGCGGATCGAGGCGATCGAGGCGGCGCCGGTCGGGATCGTCGTCACCTGTGACCCGACCCGCGGCGGTCGGCACACCCTGGGCCGGCACACCCTGCCCGCCACCGCCGCGCACTCGGTCGCCGCGGCGATCCAGAACCTCTGGCTGGCCGCGCGCGCCGAGGGTCTCGGCGTCGGCTGGGTCAGCTTCTTCGCCAGCGACGCGCTGCCGCGGGCCCTGGACCTGCCCGAGCATCTGGAGGTCATCGCCTACCTGTGCGTGGGGCACGTGGCGGAGTTCGGCACGGAGCCGGAACTGGCCGCGGCGGGGTGGGCGCGGCGTCGGCCGTTGGCCTGGGCGGTGCACTGGGAGGAGTACGGATTCCGTGGAGCACCGGGGGAGGCGCCGATGGACCTGCTGAGCGAGACGCTGGCCACGATCGGCCCGGCCGACGAGGCCGCCGCTGCCGAGGCCCGCGTGCGGCAGGACCGGATGACCAAGCCGCGCGGGTCGCTCGGCGTGCTGGAGGACCTGTCCGTCCAACTGGCGGGCCTGGCGGGGACCTGCCCGCCGCCGCTGCCGGAGCCCGCCGCGGTGGCGGTGTTCGCCGGTGACCACGGCGTGCACGCCCAGGGGGTGACTCCCTGGCCCCAGGAAGTCACCGCCCAGATGGTGGGCAACTTC from Sporichthyaceae bacterium encodes:
- a CDS encoding 2'-5' RNA ligase family protein, with the translated sequence MSERSQPKDSDLGLLSASQVWTERESFPRHTPADPHNADALPAYEAAAARTLDAVRDTRRFLPGSTYVTFHWALSFYGEYALAPLLDECAAALAGSGLVPVSNDRVHVPLLRIGSDADVTEPELHRIEWKTRDWATEQHQFRLNVGPPVLGPGGVRLGVAPWTDLIELRNDLRRLTREVLGLRPWLRELVPFRPHVPIAYAPTELPAAPLRARLATAAEHKPVSLRIRRLTLIRIVRTQTEGSWQALADMTLGKRTSF
- a CDS encoding putative cobaltochelatase, giving the protein MPVRAGVAGFPFSAVVGMDDLKLALALNAVLPSIGGVLVRGQKGTAKSTLVRALAGLLPELDVVTGCRFACDPTLADDRCPDGPHGADAPSGRRRARLVELPVGAAEDRVVGSLDLERALAAGVRAFEPGLLADAHRGVLYVDEVNLLHDHLVDVLLDAAAMGRAHVEREGVSVSHAARFLLVGTMNPEEGELRPQLLDRFGLTVEVTASLDPQVRVEVVRRGLAHEADPAGFAGAWESADAEFAARIDRARALVAAVELPEDELFRIARVCAAFAVDGMRADLVTARAARAHAAWHGRAAVNSDDVAAAARLALPHRRRRDPFDTPGLDSDALDEALADPPPDPEPDGDGPDGDGPGGGATEDSAHAPGHAPEAREQPSAGPGGERTQPAGAPYRSRLLVVPSRTPGVLGRRSPGTSTVGRTTGAARPDRADGTVVRLPASIRAAAVHQHERGRRPGAALAVRPEDLRFARREGRVGNLVLFCVDASGSMGARSRTGAVKAAVLSLLLDAYQRRDKVGLVTFRDTGARVALTPTSSVEMGAKRLRELPTGGRTPLAAGLLTARQVLAAERLRDPQREPLLVLVTDGRANAGPEPVERAFAAARALAADGVATVVVDAESGPVRLGLAAGLATELGAPVVRLAELAAGLPNLVAALRTGAA
- a CDS encoding cobyrinate a,c-diamide synthase, which encodes MSVPAAGGPPRLVIAAPGSGAGKTTVAMGLIAALRSRGFAVSAHKVGPDYIDPGYLGLAAGRPARNLDAWLTAELLIPGLFLHGASRAHISVVEGVMGLFDGVAGGVAGCADFGSTAHVARLLRAPVVLVVDAAAQSRSVAALVHGFASFDPQVRIGGVILNRVGSDRHERLLRDALAGMAMPVLGVLRRDDTVAVPSRHLGLVPVAERAPEATAAVAAAGELVRRTVDLAAVVALASSAPRMSATPWDPNLAVGPMPRSRSVVRPRIAVAGGPAFTFSYAEHAELLLAAGAEVVTVDPCRDEALPAGTTGLVLGGGFPEVHSAALSDNELLRKDVADLAASGGVVVAECAGLLYLTRSLDRAPMCGVLAADAQMTRRLTLGYRRLVAATDSVLCAAGDAVRGHEFHRTVTNPTAGAAPAWRLAPTDVDGHAAEPAEEGHVVGNVHASYVHLHWAGRPRIARRIVAAAARARAVQ
- the cobO gene encoding cob(I)yrinic acid a,c-diamide adenosyltransferase, which gives rise to MPQGVPAAVPEDGLTTRQRRTRPLLIVHTGENKGKSTAAFGTALRAWDAGWSIGVFQFVKSAKWRVGEENAFTALGHLHAQTGVGGPVEWHKMGVGWSWSRKAATEVDHAADAAEGWAEIKRRLAADRHDLYVLDEFTYPLKWGWVNVADVVATLADRPGRQHVVITGRDAPAELVAAADLVTEMTKVKHPMDVGQKGQRGIEW